From the Helianthus annuus cultivar XRQ/B chromosome 17, HanXRQr2.0-SUNRISE, whole genome shotgun sequence genome, the window TATCCCCCTGCCCTGACATTTCGGGATCTTCTCGCAAATGCTGAAAATGAAGAGATGTTTATTCAAAAAATTCATGGTTCCTCAACACCCCAAGCCGCATTTTATGCTAATCAACCCAAACCTTTTACCAATCGGCCTACCACGTCACGGGGTCGAGGTCGTAACACAACTTCAAACCGTGGTCGTGGTACCACACACACCAAACGAACACCCCATTGCCAACTGTGTCGCCATGATGGTCACTATGCGACCACTTGCCCACAACTCGCCTCTTATGCCAAAAAGGCGACATCTCTTGATGCCAATCTAGCCGAAGTTTTCCTTGCCCAATGCAATGTTGCTAACGATACTCCGGATTAGACTGCAGACTCAGGTGCTACCACTCACATGCTTCCTACAACCGTTGGTTTAATTAATTCTAAACCTCAAAACGGTAACACACGAGTTACTTTTGGGAACGGGGAATCTTTACAGTTACCCATATTGGTAACACTCATATTCAAAACAATCTTCCTTTACAAAATGTTTTAATCGTGCCTAACCTCACAAAAAAATCTACTGTCCATTAGTAGATTAACTAATGATTCTCCCGTTGATGTATTGTTTTCTAACAATTATTTTCAAGTTCTAGCTAAAGGCACGTGTGAAAATGGCTTTTATGTTCTCACTCAAAGTCACAAGTCTCTTGTTGCCGCTCTTTCCGCTTCGCATCTTCGTGCTTCTTTCAATAAGTGGCATAGTCGTCTTGGACATGTCTCCTTTGACActatttcaactttaaataaaagcGGTCATGTTTTTGTTACATCTTTGTTACCTAAACCGGGATTATGTAATTGTGTGAAATGGCAAAAGCTAAACATTTACCTTTTCTTGAAAACCACAAACGTGCAAACCATGTTTTGGACCTCATTCATTGTGATCTTTGGGAACCCGCACAGGTCACATCCACCGATGGATACCGGTATTATGTCATTTTCATAGATGATTATTCACGCTTTACTTGGTTTTATCATTTAAAAGCAAAATCGGAATTTCCTAACATTCTTAAAACTTTCTTAGCttttgttcaaaatcaattttCTTCAAATGTTAAGGTTTTTCAAAGCGATGGAGGAACCGAATTCACAAACCACCAAGTACAAATGTGTTTTCAACAAAATGGCATTCATCATCGAGTTTCATGCCCTCACACTCCGGAACAAAACGGAAGGGCGGAACGAAAACATCGTCACATCACTGAAACCGGGTTGGCCATAATGTTTAATGCCCACGCACCACCAATTTTTTGGTTTGATGCTTTTACAATGGACACATAAATAATCAATAGACTTCCAACAAAGCTGTTAAACAATCTCTCAccttttgaaatattgtttaaacAACCTCCCACATACTCCAATCTTCGTATTTTTGGAAGTCGAGTTTATCCATACCTAGAGACTATGTCAAAAACATACTTCTTCCTCGAAGTACTCCATGTGTTTTCATTGGCTATAGTCCTCGCTACAAAGGGTTTAGATGTCTAGATCTAACCACGGGTCGTATCTATACTACTCGACACGCAAAATTTGACGAAGACATTTTACCTTTCCAAACACCCTCTACATCTACAAATATCTCCTCTCTACCTATTACAAACTTTGAAGACCAATTACCCACACCCACTACACCCTCCCATTCTCACCCATCCACAACCCAAACTAACAACCCCATAAAACCCAACAACCCTCTATTACCCATACCTTTACTTCATCTAACTCCAAACCCATCCGACAACCAAACAAACCCACTGACCCCTCCATCCACAAACCAACCACCTTCATCCACACAATCCTCATCCGCTCCATCCACCCGAACACTTAACTCACCTTCGGCCCAACAATCAACATCCACCCAAACATCACCTTCACCCCCTACCTCAACATCAAACCAAATCTCCACTTCGGCCCAAACATATCCCTCAGCCCAAACATCTCCCTCGGCCGATACATTACCTTCGGCCCAAACCGAAACCCAATCATCATCCTCTTCTCAATCCGAAACCCAACCCACAAACACACATTCCATGCAAACTCGGTCCAAAAATGGTATTTTTAAACCCAAGCATTTTGTAAATCTTGCTAATCATTCTCATTATGTTCTTTTCTCTAGCCATGTTCCCAAAGGAATCAAAACCGCTCTCAAAGACCCTAAATGGGTCAAAGCCATGCACAACGAACTTGATTCCTTACATGGTAACCACACTTGGACACTCGTTCCACGTCCAACCAACACCAATATCATTGGTTCCAAATGGATTTATCGAATCAAATATAAATTTGATGGTTCCAACGATCGCTACAAAGCGAGACTTGTAGCCCAAGGATTCTCTCAAATACCGGGTCTCGATTTCTCACACACATTTAGTCCGGTTGTAAAATCATCCACCATTCGAGTTGTTCTAAGTCTCATGACCATTAATCAATGGAAATTAAGACAACTTGATGTTAATAATGCTTTCTTAAATGGCCATCTCGATGAAACCGTTTTCATAGAACAACCTCCGGGTTTTGAAGAGCCCAAACAACCAACTCATGTGTGCAAACTAAATCGTGCATTATACGGTCTAAAGCAAGCACCACGAGCTTCGTTTCAACGTCTAAGCACCTTTCTCATTGTTCTTGGTTTCCAAAATAGTAGAGCCGATCCATCATTGTTTATTTACAATCATCACGGGGTTTTAATTTATCTTCATGTCTATGCAGACGACATCGTTGTGACAGGAAACAACGAAAAATTCATTAATATGCTTACATCTCGTCTACACAAGGAGTTCAAAATAAAGGATCTCGGCCTACTAAATTTTTTCCTCGGCTTGGAAGTTACTCATACTTCTTCTGGTCTCTTTCTAAACCAATCCAAACATGCTTACGACATTTTATCACGTGCGGGTCTTCTTGACTCAAAATCCGTTTCCACTCCTCTAACATCAAAAGATGCTTTCACCACCCAAGGGCAACCATTTCATGATCCTACCCTCTACCGATCTCTCGTAGGCGCACTCCAATATCTCACAATCACTCGTCTCGACCTCTCATACGCCGTTAATCAAGCTAGTCAATTTCTTCAACAACCCACCACTACTCACTTTCAATTAGTGAAAAGAATTCCTCGATATGTCAAAGGAACATTATCTCAAGGTTTAACTTTTGATCGACCACCTAACACTGTTTTGCTAGGTTTTTCTGATGCAGATTGGGCACGATGTCTAGACACTAGAAGATCCACCTATGGCTACTGCATTTACTTGGGAGGAAACTTAGTCTCTTGGAGTGCAAAGAAACAACCCACCGTTTCTCACTCAAGTTGTGAATCCGAATACAGGGCTATGGCTAACACCGCTGCAGAAATAATTTGGTTGACAAATTTACTAAGTGAGCTTCATGCCTTGCCTCAAACTCGCTCAACCTTATTATGCGATAATAAGAGTGCTTTGTTCCTAAGCCAAAATCCAATCTCACACAAACGAGCAAAACACATTAATATCGATTATCACTTTGTTCATGAATTGGTTACTTCTGGTCAACTCGACACTAAATTCATCTCCACCGATCAACAAGTTGCGGATATTTTCACAAAAAGTCTCCCACAACCATTGTTCGACAAGTTTCGTTCAATGCTTCGTGTCGGACCACCTCCATCCTTGCATTGACGGGGGGTATCAATCCATCACAAAGTCTCAGCTTAAAATCCCTCTAGTCAATATTACTCATTCAAATGTAATTATTATGTAACTCCTATTGTTGTAAATGTGGAAGATTTCTCTCCACATATTTCTCTCATTCTTGTATATTTATGTACCTCTCATTGTTATTGTAAAATCATAGAAGAAATTGATTCAGCATTGATTATACAAACAATACTTCAAACATAAAACACCAAGTTGTAAACATAAGACACCAAATTTTAAACATAAAACTATAACAAAAGTATTTTGTTTGGTTAAGTTAAAGTTTTGAAACCCTTAAATTCTAAGCAAATACATCATTAATCTACCTTGTCCGTGTCATTTTCGTTGCTTTTTTTATCCCTTCTTCTTATCCACAGCTCGGTAGAGTCGTTCCATGAATCCCGGGTCTTCAAACGAATCGTCAAAATAATCCTAcaaaataaaacatatattattaGTTGACCCATTTGAACACTTTTAACTGAGATACAAACCCAAGTTTTCTTATTAACTTACCAATGTCACGATCTAAGACTTTAAGTTAAAACTCACTGATGTCGCCAGATTAACTTTTCGAAAAACCGACACGCTGGAAAGAAAAGAGGGAAACTATACCCATTGAAAAAACTTAAAACTTGATTCTATATCATTACATACATTTGATAATCTTAGTGTGTGTTAAGTCAGTATCCATTTTTTCCTCCTCATTTATCCTTTCCACAAGTCCCTGAAATAGTGGAAAAAAACAAGACTAGGATTGGGGTTTGTTATTTTGAGATAAACAAATGTATTTTTGTTATTCAAGACCTCAACAATTAGTATCACACTTGAAGAATTGTTTACACCCCTACTTGCAGACTAATGTATAGCAGAAAGCACTAACAAAAATGACTTACGAAAAGCTAATAGTATTCTGCTTCCCACGAAAGCTCTAAACACTCTACATCAGACAAGTTGGGAGCCACGCCGTCCCTCAACCAATATAAAACACGCCGAAAGTGCGTCCCATCCATGTCAACAAACATGTATACCCCTACAAAAATACAAAATGGTAAAAAACATGTTCCTTTAGTGCAGAAGGAAGTCTTTAGTATGATCCCATCATTACTCATCAAAACAAACAAGAACATAAGCTAGTCAACAATAGAAGAATGAAATGCACCTGATCTTTGCAAACAAACATGTTGTATACCAGATTTGACTGCATACTCACCGTATCAGAGTCCTTGTGAACGGTGTGGCGACCGCTGAACCCAAACTCAAACCCGACTTATATAGTTAGCATATCAACAGTTGTGCAAAATATGCTTCCACCTGTTTCAACAACTAtgctaaattaaaaaaaaatgaaatcatCAAATCCATGTAGACATATCGCGGTACTGTCGATTGTGTCTGGTTAGCAGGTTGGATAGTTGGACCCAAACTCAAACCCGACTTATGTAGTTGACCCATCATAAACTTTCTTCGGTTTCCACACGCTCGAAAAGAAAGAAACAAACAAAATCAGAGGTCCGGCTTACCTTGATCACTCAGTAGAAAGATATTAACTCAACTACTGCCACAACTCTATTTATGTAGCAATACCTATAAAGACGAATGAGTTGGCATGTAGAACTAACAGGTGCATCATGCCCTTCAAGTAGAATAAGTTGGCGCCTGTTTTAGCATCCCAAACCTGTACATATCGAAGACATTAAAGGCACACGTCATGGTTTTATACATTTAATATTgtgccaatggtaaacttgttgtgGTAAATAACCTTATCAATTTTGTCTTCGCCACAAATCATTACAAAGCCAATGAAATCAATCAACCTAATGAAAATCCACTTAAAATCACATACCTTGGCATCGAGTTTAGATGCATCAGGTTTAGGGATAACATTCTGTTGAAGCAAAACTTAATTCAACGATGGCGTTGTTGCAAATCAATTTAAACAAACATCAAACAAAAAAAGCGATTGAACTGGAATACTCATATTAGTGATTTAAATAGGCCTTACCAACACTTTTTTCAATTATTTTGTGTTATAAAATCCTTATAAAACAGAATTAACAACGAAAGATGGatatcatttttatagttttcaaatCTTCTTCCTCATTAACCTACTCCCTACAGCAAGGTAAACATTAGGACATATGTACAGGCATCAACAGATAAAAAAATAATATGCAATAAAACCAATACCTTTTAATCTTTTCGGTATCTACATCTACAACTTTAAAAGGATCATCGTCTGGGTTTGAACTTCTATTGATGAAATAGAAACCCTAGAATACGAAACGGCGTGAAATTGAGCAAAAATTATAAGTGAAAATTATAACCTGTTGGGGGCGAAACCGGTATCTTTCCACAAAAAATAGGAAGATGAAACTAACCTGGTGCAGCGTAGGCTGTGGAGCGGCGAGAAGGTGACAGCAGGTTTTGGTGGTGGCGGCTGGACTACATATTGTTCTGCTGGAGGCGGCATAGTGGGGTTTGGGAGAGGCAAGTGGAATGATTTTGGGGGGAAATGGAAGAATGGTTGCCCGCCTAGGGTTTTAATCACCTTTAAGGATGATAAAACTGGACCGTCGTCAGATTGCTTTATGATCAATGGTCAGGGACTCGTTCTCAAAAGTTGGACACGGATAGACCCTTTAGCGACGACATTTCCGAAGTCGCCGCTAAAGGTGTCGCAAGTATTGACCATATTTCTTGTATTGATATTGTGCTACTTATGTATATTCGATATGTATTATGACTTATGAACATAGAGATAAGCGGGTGAAAGTTCAAACAGTTTATGGCGGTTATTCGCGCCGTAAACAACCGCCAAAATATCTCATATATATATGTTATGTCCGGTAACAATGTCCGTCACCAAGACATTCTGAATTTCTGTTTAAATCATCCATTTCTTATTCTCGTTGTTACCCTTCATTCGTTCACTGTTCTGCACTTGTTCTTGTTCATCATGAATATCAATCCAAACATTCCTCTCAATTCCGCTGCAAAGCCAGTTGAATcacaacatagtggtatcagagccacggttcCAAAGAATGAAGAAATTCATCCAACGTCAACGACGATGCCATGCAAACATTGCCTTGATGAAAAACATGAAAAGGAGAAGAAATTTCCTCGTGTAAGGCTGTGTTATTACTGTCATCAACCCGGTCATCAAATTTATTCGTGCAAAGCGAAAGAACAAGATGAGTCCACTCAATTAATCAAACAAGAGATAAGCACTGGAATTCAGagacatgatgatgaagttgtcaACGGTCAAGAAATGATCGTTACCGGAACAGATGGTATGTAAGTTCAACGTTTACTCATCATTTTGCCGATAATCTAAACATGTTTAAACGAATTAAACAC encodes:
- the LOC110924072 gene encoding uncharacterized mitochondrial protein AtMg00810-like translates to MTINQWKLRQLDVNNAFLNGHLDETVFIEQPPGFEEPKQPTHVCKLNRALYGLKQAPRASFQRLSTFLIVLGFQNSRADPSLFIYNHHGVLIYLHVYADDIVVTGNNEKFINMLTSRLHKEFKIKDLGLLNFFLGLEVTHTSSGLFLNQSKHAYDILSRAGLLDSKSVSTPLTSKDAFTTQGQPFHDPTLYRSLVGALQYLTITRLDLSYAVNQASQFLQQPTTTHFQLVKRIPRYVKGTLSQGLTFDRPPNTVLLGFSDADWARCLDTRRSTYGYCIYLGGNLVSWSAKKQPTVSHSSCESEYRAMANTAAEIIWLTNLLSELHALPQTRSTLLCDNKSALFLSQNPISHKRAKHINIDYHFVHELVTSGQLDTKFISTDQQVADIFTKSLPQPLFDKFRSMLRVGPPPSLH